A genomic stretch from Mycobacterium cookii includes:
- a CDS encoding tautomerase family protein, with the protein MPMIDLTYVRGSLHQQALGRLTDELVTALLRAERVPDTPFLRENTLVYLHELDSTALSVGGRGEGASRFRVEMTVFDGALSKDRKEQLAADVHVAVCAAAGIEPDGDRAFHVWTLIHEIPEGNWAGGGNIVYYQQVKGLVADDPTVGE; encoded by the coding sequence ATGCCGATGATCGACCTGACCTATGTGCGCGGCTCGCTGCACCAGCAGGCTTTGGGCCGGCTGACCGACGAACTGGTCACTGCGTTGCTGCGGGCCGAGCGAGTCCCGGACACCCCGTTCCTGCGCGAGAACACGTTGGTCTACCTGCATGAGCTCGATTCGACGGCGCTATCGGTCGGCGGCCGTGGCGAAGGTGCGTCCCGATTCCGCGTCGAAATGACGGTGTTCGACGGCGCGCTGTCGAAGGACCGCAAAGAGCAACTCGCGGCCGACGTTCACGTTGCGGTGTGCGCTGCCGCGGGCATCGAGCCGGACGGCGACCGGGCGTTTCACGTCTGGACGCTGATTCACGAGATCCCCGAAGGCAATTGGGCCGGCGGCGGCAACATCGTCTACTACCAACAGGTCAAAGGTCTGGTCGCCGACGACCCGACGGTCGGTGAGTAG
- a CDS encoding phosphotransferase family protein, translating into MAGMAELVPVLPAHRFDEAALAKYLRGRLPGFDGQLEIRQFQGGQSNPTFHLQTAGGEHVLRKKPPGKLLPRAHEVEREHRVMAALADTDVPVPRMRLLCDDDTVLGTPFFVMDHVAGRIFPDRVMREETPEHRAAVYEDLARVLAALHRVDWRAVGLEGFGRPEGYMQRQVALWTRQWEAARMEDMPAMDLLATWLPEHLPSDDPPSCIAHGDYRLGNVLLHPTEPRVVAVLDWELSTIGNPLADLGYFCVTYHVPGGPGGRSGVAGENLTGTGLPDEQTFLDSYCAHAGGELSHSLDVFVVFSMFRLASITAGVWRRGVDGNAADSRAGSDEYRQRYREMAEIAWELAQGL; encoded by the coding sequence ATGGCGGGGATGGCAGAGCTGGTGCCGGTGCTGCCCGCGCATCGCTTCGACGAGGCTGCGTTGGCCAAGTATCTGCGCGGGCGGCTGCCCGGCTTCGACGGGCAATTGGAGATTCGCCAATTCCAGGGCGGGCAGAGCAACCCCACGTTTCACCTGCAAACCGCCGGCGGCGAACACGTGCTGCGCAAGAAGCCGCCGGGCAAGCTGTTGCCGCGGGCTCACGAAGTGGAGCGCGAGCACCGGGTGATGGCCGCGTTGGCTGACACGGACGTGCCGGTACCGCGCATGCGGCTGCTGTGCGACGACGACACCGTGCTCGGTACGCCATTTTTCGTGATGGATCACGTTGCGGGGCGGATCTTTCCGGACCGGGTGATGCGCGAGGAGACTCCCGAGCACCGCGCGGCGGTGTACGAGGACCTCGCCCGCGTGCTTGCCGCGCTGCATCGCGTCGATTGGCGTGCCGTCGGTCTGGAGGGGTTCGGCCGGCCCGAGGGCTATATGCAACGCCAGGTGGCGCTGTGGACTCGCCAGTGGGAGGCCGCACGGATGGAGGACATGCCGGCGATGGATCTGCTGGCGACCTGGCTGCCGGAGCACCTGCCGTCCGATGACCCGCCGTCGTGCATCGCCCACGGTGACTACCGGCTGGGCAACGTCTTGCTGCACCCGACCGAACCGCGGGTGGTGGCGGTGCTGGACTGGGAGCTGTCGACGATCGGCAACCCGCTGGCCGACTTGGGCTATTTCTGCGTGACGTATCACGTGCCGGGTGGACCGGGCGGCCGAAGCGGCGTCGCCGGCGAGAACCTCACCGGCACCGGGCTTCCCGACGAGCAGACGTTCCTCGACAGCTACTGCGCGCATGCCGGAGGCGAGCTTTCGCACTCGCTCGACGTGTTCGTGGTGTTCTCGATGTTCCGGCTGGCCTCGATCACCGCCGGGGTCTGGCGGCGGGGCGTCGATGGCAATGCGGCGGATTCGCGGGCCGGCAGCGACGAATATCGCCAGCGCTATCGCGAGATGGCGGAGATTGCATGGGAATTGGCGCAAGGCTTATAG
- a CDS encoding cytochrome C oxidase subunit IV family protein, with translation MTSLIRNPLTIVWALLVTVTVASSLIAVDGGASHQINTGVTTIVLLIAAVKAQLVIWHFMEVRCAPAWLKATSSGWVVVLFALLLGLYFAGL, from the coding sequence GTGACGTCACTGATCCGCAATCCGCTGACGATCGTGTGGGCACTGCTCGTCACGGTCACCGTCGCGTCATCGTTGATCGCCGTCGACGGCGGAGCCTCGCACCAGATCAACACCGGCGTCACGACCATCGTCTTGCTGATCGCCGCGGTCAAGGCGCAGCTGGTGATCTGGCATTTCATGGAAGTCCGTTGTGCACCCGCCTGGCTCAAGGCCACTAGCAGCGGATGGGTAGTCGTGCTGTTTGCGCTACTGCTGGGTCTCTACTTCGCCGGTCTATAA
- a CDS encoding cytochrome c oxidase subunit 3: MTDVAADVDQTQRSARAEGHVPGESSMWFFVIGDLLIFGVYFVGYMYFRGQNHELFLTSQARLNVDIGAVNTIVLLTSSLFVALGTAAARAGDTAEGLRRFWVALAFGAAFPLLKMFEWIPEISAGLTPGKNLFFMYYFVMTGMHLCHVLLGLVIMGFVIRNLKTSTPPKGSFIETGATYWHMVDVLWLVLFALLYLMR, from the coding sequence ATGACCGACGTTGCCGCCGACGTCGACCAGACTCAGCGGTCCGCCCGCGCTGAAGGTCACGTCCCCGGGGAATCCAGCATGTGGTTCTTCGTCATCGGCGACCTGCTGATCTTCGGCGTGTATTTCGTTGGCTACATGTACTTCCGGGGTCAGAATCACGAACTGTTCCTCACCAGCCAGGCACGGCTGAATGTGGACATCGGCGCCGTCAATACCATCGTGCTGCTGACCAGTTCACTGTTCGTGGCGCTCGGCACCGCGGCGGCGCGCGCCGGCGACACAGCCGAGGGCCTCCGGAGGTTCTGGGTCGCGCTGGCTTTCGGCGCGGCGTTCCCGCTGCTCAAGATGTTCGAGTGGATCCCCGAGATCAGCGCCGGCCTGACGCCGGGAAAGAACTTGTTCTTCATGTACTACTTCGTGATGACCGGGATGCATCTGTGCCACGTCCTGCTGGGTCTGGTCATCATGGGCTTCGTCATCCGCAACTTGAAAACATCGACGCCGCCGAAGGGTTCGTTCATCGAGACCGGCGCCACGTATTGGCACATGGTCGATGTGTTGTGGCTGGTCCTGTTCGCTCTGCTCTACTTGATGAGGTAG
- a CDS encoding TetR family transcriptional regulator, translated as MRQNGHVPDTTTSREAQRRQTRARVLDAAIVEFQRAGANSADINAIVEAAGVARSTFYFHFPTKEHVLLELIRRDEDYLAAELSRFLDTRRTLPDVLDEIIKLVVALENRWGAALFRDVISLYFSPAAPKDENWTQHPTFVLLAAEIERARSRGELYDDVDAYDSAAFFLIGLHAQLISARQSGPGRDEVLRKFAKSTLRSLQR; from the coding sequence ATACGGCAGAATGGCCACGTGCCGGACACCACGACGAGCCGTGAAGCTCAGCGCCGCCAAACGCGCGCCCGGGTGCTGGACGCTGCGATCGTGGAATTCCAGCGTGCCGGCGCGAACTCGGCGGATATCAACGCGATCGTCGAAGCGGCCGGGGTTGCCCGTAGCACCTTCTACTTCCACTTCCCGACCAAAGAACACGTCCTGCTCGAGTTGATCCGCCGCGACGAGGACTACCTCGCGGCAGAACTCAGCCGATTCCTCGACACCCGCCGCACCCTGCCGGACGTCCTGGACGAAATCATCAAGCTCGTCGTGGCCCTCGAAAACCGCTGGGGCGCAGCCCTATTCCGTGACGTCATAAGCCTCTACTTCTCGCCGGCAGCACCCAAAGACGAGAATTGGACCCAACACCCGACGTTCGTGTTGCTGGCCGCCGAGATCGAGCGCGCCCGGAGCCGCGGCGAACTGTACGACGACGTCGACGCGTACGACAGCGCCGCGTTCTTCTTGATCGGTCTACACGCACAGCTGATCAGCGCCAGGCAATCAGGTCCGGGCCGCGACGAGGTGCTGAGGAAGTTCGCCAAGAGCACCCTGCGCAGTCTGCAGCGCTGA
- a CDS encoding glycosyltransferase family 39 protein: MTDRKDLPKTPAALDPLLVGVFGAVVSLAGAGRPSFWYDEAATISASYSRSLPQLWQMLNNVDAVEGLYYLLMHAWFQVVPPTEFWSRVPSGLAVGGAAAGVVVLGRQCMPRTAAVASGVVCAILPRATWAGIEARPYALSMMAAVWLTVALVYAARRDNHWGWLCYGILLVTSSLLDVYVLLLCLAHAAFLCALKPERRVLVRFAATSVLAGCAVTPLVIAALGQAGQIKWVAPIGHRTIEDVTIQQYFERSPLFALLSALVVATAAVLWLRAPTRLTSTGRQLLILAIAWLLIPTALIVGWSALVHPIYTPRYLAFTAPAMALVLGVCIAAVAARPWAVAAVLALFVMAAAPNYVSAQRNPYAKYGMDYSQVADLIGAKAAPGDCLLVNDTVTFMPAPMRPLLAARPDAYRKLVDLTLWQRAADHGEVFDTNLIPEVVAKPLGRCGVVWIITQADTSVPAHEQGSAIPPGPLYGATPAFAVPRDLGFRLVERWQFNLVQVIKAVR, from the coding sequence ATGACTGACCGCAAAGATCTCCCGAAGACGCCAGCGGCACTCGACCCCCTGCTCGTCGGGGTATTCGGCGCCGTGGTCAGTCTCGCCGGGGCGGGCCGTCCGTCGTTCTGGTACGACGAGGCGGCGACCATTTCGGCGTCCTACAGTCGTTCGCTGCCTCAGCTGTGGCAGATGTTGAACAACGTCGACGCGGTCGAGGGCCTGTACTACCTCCTCATGCACGCCTGGTTCCAAGTAGTTCCACCAACGGAGTTCTGGTCTCGCGTACCCAGCGGTCTGGCGGTCGGTGGTGCTGCGGCGGGCGTCGTGGTCCTGGGCAGACAATGCATGCCCCGCACCGCGGCCGTGGCATCCGGCGTTGTCTGCGCGATCTTGCCGCGGGCCACCTGGGCCGGCATCGAAGCGCGGCCCTACGCGCTGTCGATGATGGCCGCCGTGTGGCTGACGGTCGCCCTCGTGTATGCCGCTCGGCGCGACAACCATTGGGGCTGGCTGTGTTACGGGATCCTGCTGGTGACATCGAGCCTGCTCGATGTGTACGTGCTGCTGCTGTGTCTGGCGCACGCCGCCTTCCTCTGCGCCCTCAAGCCCGAGCGAAGAGTCCTGGTCAGGTTTGCCGCCACATCGGTGCTGGCCGGTTGCGCTGTCACGCCGTTGGTGATCGCGGCCCTGGGCCAGGCGGGCCAGATCAAATGGGTCGCACCGATCGGACACCGGACGATCGAAGACGTGACGATTCAACAGTATTTCGAACGAAGCCCGCTGTTCGCGCTGTTGTCGGCACTGGTGGTGGCGACGGCCGCGGTGTTGTGGCTGCGTGCGCCCACCCGCCTGACATCGACTGGTCGACAACTGTTGATCCTGGCGATCGCGTGGCTGCTGATACCGACCGCGCTGATTGTCGGCTGGTCGGCGTTGGTCCACCCCATCTACACGCCGCGCTATTTGGCCTTCACCGCGCCGGCGATGGCGCTGGTCCTTGGTGTCTGCATCGCCGCAGTGGCCGCCAGACCCTGGGCGGTTGCGGCGGTACTCGCACTCTTCGTCATGGCTGCGGCGCCGAATTATGTTTCAGCGCAACGGAATCCATATGCGAAATATGGAATGGACTACAGCCAGGTCGCCGATCTGATCGGCGCGAAAGCAGCACCTGGTGACTGCTTGCTCGTCAACGACACGGTGACGTTCATGCCTGCACCGATGCGTCCGCTGCTGGCGGCGCGGCCAGACGCGTATCGGAAGCTGGTCGACCTCACGCTCTGGCAGCGCGCGGCAGACCACGGGGAAGTCTTCGACACCAATCTCATCCCGGAGGTGGTCGCGAAGCCACTCGGCCGGTGCGGGGTGGTGTGGATCATCACTCAGGCAGACACGTCGGTGCCCGCTCACGAGCAAGGTTCGGCTATCCCGCCCGGCCCGCTCTACGGCGCGACCCCGGCCTTCGCGGTTCCACGCGACCTCGGATTCCGGCTGGTCGAGCGGTGGCAGTTCAACCTGGTTCAGGTGATCAAGGCGGTGCGGTGA
- a CDS encoding glycoside hydrolase family 16 protein, protein MNRRNVMMTVGLGALTAAMRLPQAWAHPSPPAAPANTPGSYIFHDEFDGPAGQGVDLAKWTPQTWQDDVYPPVDGIYSAGNVFLDGNSNLVLKATKVGDQYYTGKLRGNWRGSIGTTWEARIKLDCLYPGLWPSFWTVNEDPQPDGEVDLFEWYGNGQWAPGTTVHAASNGKTWEGKSIPGMVDDAWHTWRMRWDEEGFKFWRDYVDGAKPYFAVPPKPIHVFGAPPEDKRWPFSNPGYWMSPMFTLAVGGVGAGDPAAGTFPCQMLVDYIRVW, encoded by the coding sequence ATGAATCGACGGAACGTCATGATGACGGTGGGGCTGGGCGCACTGACAGCCGCGATGCGACTCCCGCAAGCCTGGGCTCACCCGTCTCCGCCGGCCGCGCCGGCCAACACGCCTGGGTCTTACATCTTTCACGACGAGTTCGACGGACCGGCCGGCCAAGGTGTCGACCTGGCCAAATGGACGCCCCAGACCTGGCAGGACGACGTGTACCCGCCGGTAGACGGGATCTACAGCGCCGGGAACGTCTTTCTGGACGGGAATTCGAACCTGGTCCTGAAGGCCACCAAGGTAGGCGACCAGTACTACACCGGGAAACTGCGGGGCAATTGGCGTGGCTCCATCGGAACCACCTGGGAAGCGCGGATCAAACTCGACTGCCTCTACCCCGGCTTGTGGCCGTCGTTCTGGACCGTCAACGAGGATCCGCAACCGGACGGCGAGGTCGACCTCTTCGAGTGGTACGGCAACGGCCAATGGGCTCCCGGCACCACCGTCCACGCGGCATCCAACGGAAAAACCTGGGAAGGAAAATCGATTCCCGGGATGGTGGACGATGCCTGGCACACCTGGCGCATGCGCTGGGACGAGGAAGGTTTCAAATTCTGGCGGGACTACGTCGACGGAGCCAAGCCGTACTTCGCCGTGCCACCCAAGCCCATCCACGTGTTCGGCGCGCCGCCCGAAGACAAGCGGTGGCCCTTCAGCAATCCGGGCTACTGGATGTCGCCGATGTTCACCCTCGCGGTCGGCGGTGTGGGCGCCGGCGATCCCGCAGCGGGCACCTTCCCGTGCCAGATGCTCGTCGACTACATCCGGGTCTGGTAA
- the tpx gene encoding thiol peroxidase → MAQITMRGNPINTVGELPAVGASAPDFHLTGSDLSAVSSDQFSGKPVLLNIFPSVDTPVCATSVRTFNEKASAGGLSVINVSNDLPFAQARFCGAEGIENVQSASAFRDNFGQDYGVTIADGPFAGLLARAVVVIGADGNVAYTELVPEIAQEPNYDAALSALSSSG, encoded by the coding sequence ATGGCACAGATAACTATGCGTGGAAACCCGATCAACACCGTGGGTGAGCTGCCCGCCGTCGGCGCGTCAGCCCCTGACTTTCACCTGACCGGATCCGATTTGAGCGCGGTCAGCAGCGACCAGTTCAGCGGTAAGCCCGTGTTGCTGAACATCTTTCCGTCGGTCGACACGCCGGTCTGCGCCACCAGCGTGCGCACCTTCAACGAGAAGGCTTCCGCCGGCGGTCTGTCCGTGATCAACGTGTCCAACGACCTGCCGTTCGCGCAGGCACGGTTCTGTGGCGCCGAGGGCATCGAGAATGTGCAGAGCGCGTCGGCGTTCCGGGACAACTTCGGCCAGGATTACGGCGTCACCATCGCCGACGGACCGTTCGCCGGACTGCTGGCCCGGGCCGTCGTGGTGATCGGCGCCGACGGCAACGTCGCGTACACGGAGCTGGTGCCCGAGATCGCCCAGGAGCCCAATTACGATGCGGCGCTGTCCGCACTCAGCTCGTCGGGATAG
- a CDS encoding hemophore-related protein, with amino-acid sequence MVTRSMSKLAAAAGGLALVALAGAGIASADGLSEQAINTTCNYGQVHAALQAQNPSFANILDSHPDAQSFLQDYLASPPAARRAKAQNAQATHPAQAGAFIPVINTVAATCNNF; translated from the coding sequence ATGGTCACGCGTTCAATGAGCAAGCTGGCTGCTGCAGCCGGGGGTCTGGCGTTGGTGGCGCTCGCTGGCGCGGGGATCGCGTCCGCGGACGGGCTGTCGGAACAGGCGATCAACACCACCTGCAACTACGGGCAGGTGCACGCTGCGCTCCAGGCGCAGAACCCGAGCTTTGCCAACATCCTGGACAGCCACCCCGATGCGCAGAGTTTTCTGCAGGATTACCTCGCTTCGCCACCCGCTGCCCGCCGTGCGAAGGCTCAGAACGCCCAAGCCACTCACCCGGCCCAGGCGGGAGCGTTCATCCCGGTGATCAACACTGTTGCTGCCACCTGCAACAACTTCTGA
- a CDS encoding glycoside hydrolase family 16 protein, which produces MPQMDRRTFMLMTGFGVTAAAVPVPQARAYPRPPAAPAGGYIFQDEFDGAAGSAPDPGKWAVATARETIKDPTFWELPEHIGQYRDDRRNVFVDGKSNLVLKAAKDGPTFYSGKVQSHWRGGVGHIWEARIKLDCLTPGSWPAYWLGNDDQGEIDIVEWYGNGSWPSATTVHAKANGGEWKTHNVAMDSAWHTWRCQWDSAGIRFWKDYADGAQPYFDVPADSLPDWPFNGPGYTVYPVFNLAVAGSGGGDPSGGSYPSQMLIDWIRVW; this is translated from the coding sequence ATGCCGCAGATGGATCGTCGCACCTTCATGTTGATGACGGGCTTCGGCGTGACGGCGGCCGCGGTGCCCGTCCCGCAGGCCCGGGCATATCCGCGACCGCCCGCCGCGCCGGCCGGTGGCTACATCTTTCAGGACGAGTTCGACGGAGCGGCCGGCTCGGCCCCCGACCCCGGTAAGTGGGCGGTGGCCACGGCGCGCGAAACGATCAAAGACCCGACGTTCTGGGAGCTGCCCGAACACATCGGGCAATACCGTGATGATCGTCGCAACGTGTTCGTCGACGGCAAGTCCAACCTGGTCCTCAAGGCCGCCAAGGATGGACCCACGTTCTACAGCGGGAAGGTGCAAAGTCACTGGCGGGGCGGCGTCGGTCATATCTGGGAAGCCCGGATCAAACTGGACTGCCTCACCCCCGGCAGCTGGCCCGCCTACTGGCTGGGCAACGACGACCAGGGCGAGATCGACATCGTCGAGTGGTATGGCAACGGCAGCTGGCCGTCGGCCACCACCGTGCACGCCAAGGCGAATGGCGGCGAATGGAAGACCCACAACGTCGCGATGGACAGCGCGTGGCACACCTGGCGCTGCCAGTGGGATTCCGCCGGTATCCGGTTCTGGAAGGACTACGCCGACGGCGCGCAGCCGTACTTCGACGTCCCGGCCGATTCGTTACCGGATTGGCCGTTCAATGGCCCCGGTTACACCGTCTACCCGGTGTTCAACCTCGCCGTCGCCGGATCCGGCGGCGGCGATCCCAGCGGAGGAAGCTATCCCTCACAGATGCTCATCGACTGGATTCGGGTCTGGTAG
- a CDS encoding class I SAM-dependent methyltransferase — translation MEDPAIRSFDPSMLGDAMARRLYRRSVVTAQITVPAVPSMIDEYITMCANVFAAAGVQYTAEQSAQLKTVLAAELAKAYTTSHRSNIVISFHAPFGITMNYRVATESVTIGGAYDGWVATRGEGPLFGVEPDARVWALAGEAADPAAHPILDVGAGTGRNALALARRGHPVDAVEMSPKFADIIRAEAQRESLPVRVLDGDVFETMDGVRRDYQTIILAEVVPDFRTTAELRGIFELATDFLAPGGRLVFNSFLARRSYTPDSAALELGQQCNTMIFTRDELATAASELPLHLIADDSACEYEKAHLPDGAWPPTDWFEGWAHGLDVFDLEPQDSPIELRWLVYQKDLP, via the coding sequence ATGGAGGATCCGGCCATCAGGTCTTTCGATCCGTCCATGCTGGGCGACGCGATGGCCCGTCGGCTCTACCGCCGATCGGTGGTGACGGCGCAGATCACCGTGCCCGCCGTCCCGAGCATGATCGACGAGTACATCACGATGTGCGCCAATGTCTTTGCCGCCGCAGGCGTCCAGTACACCGCCGAACAATCCGCGCAATTGAAGACGGTGCTGGCCGCCGAGTTGGCCAAGGCCTACACGACGTCGCACCGCTCGAACATCGTGATCTCGTTCCACGCTCCGTTCGGCATCACGATGAATTACCGCGTCGCGACCGAATCCGTGACCATCGGCGGCGCCTACGACGGCTGGGTGGCAACTCGCGGCGAGGGACCGCTGTTCGGCGTTGAGCCCGACGCCCGAGTGTGGGCTCTGGCTGGTGAGGCGGCCGACCCCGCCGCTCATCCGATTCTGGACGTCGGTGCCGGAACCGGGCGTAACGCGCTGGCTCTGGCGCGGCGCGGCCACCCGGTCGATGCCGTGGAGATGAGCCCGAAATTCGCGGACATCATTCGTGCGGAGGCCCAACGCGAATCCCTACCGGTGCGCGTGCTGGACGGCGACGTCTTCGAGACGATGGACGGCGTCCGCCGCGACTATCAGACGATCATTCTGGCCGAGGTCGTGCCCGATTTCCGGACCACAGCCGAGCTGCGCGGCATCTTCGAACTCGCAACAGATTTCCTGGCACCGGGTGGTCGTCTGGTGTTCAATTCGTTCTTGGCGCGCCGCAGCTATACCCCCGACAGCGCGGCGCTCGAACTCGGGCAGCAGTGCAACACGATGATCTTCACCCGCGACGAATTGGCCACGGCCGCATCTGAATTGCCGCTGCATCTGATCGCTGACGACTCGGCCTGCGAGTACGAGAAAGCCCATCTGCCCGACGGGGCATGGCCGCCCACCGACTGGTTCGAAGGGTGGGCGCACGGCCTCGACGTCTTCGACCTGGAGCCTCAGGATTCCCCCATCGAGCTGCGTTGGCTCGTCTATCAGAAGGATCTGCCGTGA
- a CDS encoding class I SAM-dependent methyltransferase — MSDAGHLITHVSDTARWTALYRATESVRPDALFRDSLAERLAGEQGRAIVANTPLTSRSGWWLIARTKIIDDAIAAAIADGCDRVLNLAAGLDTRPYRLDLPPDFPWIEADLAPLLDEKTELLADQTPRCRLTRMAVDLADPAARDAFFNEALDGVSKALVLSEGLLHYLDDSEVAALSDSIQRPEVAWWMLDFGGARLKEMMNKKMSGMLQNAPFKFAPDNGVAWFEDHGWQVRQVESLMLAAKRFRRLPFFMRPATWGPQPDPRHPGKRPWSAAALLTH, encoded by the coding sequence ATGTCAGATGCCGGGCACTTGATCACGCACGTCAGCGACACCGCCCGATGGACGGCCCTCTACCGGGCTACCGAGTCGGTACGGCCTGACGCGCTGTTCCGGGATTCGCTGGCCGAGCGTCTGGCCGGTGAGCAGGGCCGCGCGATCGTCGCGAACACCCCGCTGACGAGCCGCAGCGGGTGGTGGTTGATCGCACGTACCAAGATCATCGACGACGCGATCGCCGCGGCAATCGCCGACGGCTGCGATCGGGTGTTGAACCTGGCAGCCGGCTTGGACACCCGGCCGTATCGACTGGACCTACCGCCCGATTTTCCGTGGATCGAGGCCGATCTCGCGCCGTTACTGGATGAGAAGACGGAACTGCTGGCCGATCAGACACCGCGATGCCGGTTGACCCGGATGGCCGTCGACCTGGCCGATCCCGCCGCGCGCGACGCGTTCTTCAACGAAGCGCTCGACGGCGTCAGCAAAGCCCTGGTGCTGAGCGAAGGTCTGTTGCACTACCTGGACGACAGCGAGGTCGCCGCGCTGTCCGACTCGATCCAGCGGCCCGAGGTGGCCTGGTGGATGTTGGACTTCGGCGGTGCGCGATTGAAGGAGATGATGAACAAGAAGATGTCCGGCATGCTGCAGAACGCGCCGTTCAAGTTCGCGCCCGACAACGGGGTGGCCTGGTTCGAGGACCACGGTTGGCAGGTGCGTCAAGTCGAATCACTGATGTTGGCCGCCAAGCGGTTCCGTCGGTTGCCGTTCTTTATGCGGCCGGCCACATGGGGACCGCAACCCGATCCACGCCACCCGGGTAAGCGACCGTGGAGCGCGGCCGCCCTGCTCACCCACTGA
- a CDS encoding DUF1906 domain-containing protein: MVTRREFIKYGSAAVALSLGPAGMLDEPRASADTIRLIDFAERRIAPAEIKAAGYAGVVNYVSTARPGVDFEAKPLTRDYADSLRAAGLHIVSNFQYGKPNGSAPSDFTRGFDGGVADAHTALQIHTAAGGSGSAPIFFSVDDDINADIWNSLAVNWFRGINSVLGIERTGIYGHAQACAWSINDGVIGHSSTAGHRWAWQTKAWSHGQREPAAVLYQAVVNTPSEPGPLLGGIHVDIDDVLAADYGQWDLAR; encoded by the coding sequence ATGGTTACCCGTCGCGAGTTCATCAAATACGGATCTGCAGCCGTCGCGCTGAGTCTTGGGCCGGCCGGCATGCTCGACGAGCCCAGAGCTTCGGCCGACACCATCAGGCTGATCGACTTCGCCGAGCGCAGGATCGCGCCCGCCGAGATCAAGGCCGCAGGCTACGCAGGCGTGGTGAACTACGTGTCCACCGCACGACCCGGCGTCGACTTCGAGGCCAAACCGCTGACCCGCGACTACGCCGACTCGTTGCGCGCGGCCGGACTGCACATCGTCAGCAATTTCCAGTACGGCAAGCCGAACGGGTCAGCGCCGTCCGACTTCACCCGCGGCTTCGACGGTGGCGTGGCCGACGCGCACACCGCATTGCAGATCCACACCGCGGCCGGCGGTAGCGGTTCGGCGCCGATCTTCTTCAGCGTCGACGACGACATCAACGCCGACATCTGGAACAGCCTGGCAGTCAATTGGTTTCGCGGCATCAATTCCGTACTGGGCATCGAGCGGACCGGAATCTACGGGCATGCTCAGGCGTGCGCGTGGTCGATCAACGACGGCGTGATCGGGCATTCCAGCACCGCGGGACATCGCTGGGCGTGGCAGACCAAGGCCTGGTCTCATGGCCAGCGCGAGCCCGCGGCGGTGCTGTATCAGGCCGTGGTGAACACCCCGTCCGAACCGGGCCCACTCTTGGGCGGCATCCATGTGGACATCGACGACGTACTCGCCGCCGACTACGGACAGTGGGATCTCGCCCGCTGA